One genomic window of Polyangium aurulentum includes the following:
- a CDS encoding methyl-accepting chemotaxis protein produces MSINGTVDIDAALAKVAEAERALRRTATQADAIEQAASRLAAGGDGQASSGQEMRASLEELANEVEQTGSSLQAFSRAQQRVREDSGEVLRGLESTASGLQQLAPSIASVRTDTDALAASAEGTAVATEEIARSIKGVGANAEELAAASEELLATSISNTKDINDLAERGEANAASMEEVASTIEQMAKGIGRLSADAKGVGDRIVAMSTAATSAGTTLERVARDAVEMAAAVEETSATAEQMARTIRSVAENAKSLEDAAASNASTVTEIAASVEQVAVTAERNAAVIEANATAAEQLARSAQSVAQSAELINQLASTSATASTQVEASTRRIVGIVDNARRTADQSGQIAREGAATVGKSIAGLGSIRQAMADSATVMKEMGRRAEEIGDIVQTINMIADRTNLLSLNASIEAARAGEHGRGFAVVAEEIRALSDRAAAASADIAKIVRGLQGTAREAVSASVDGMKAAEDGSRLAGDAERALGAILEGVEGLGRSVREIERASSDQVQAVTSMVQATTRVNDEGKAIARAAAEQTTAIQALAQGSAEMRRMARQTKDATGEQARTLRDVVRANAQLTSSAEKVSRAMEEQAAGAGQLAKAAVQMRTLTHQTTTAMTEQTRSLAGVGTLAQEVTSAAQRMITGLTEQAAGAAEVARAMDDARKQSVQVARVVGERSRAAKQLDAAARQVATLAAAVKAAAGEQAKATAALAKEGESVRRIAKQAARAVAEQAETVAMLATTAARQTTAMQAIASTSAEQAGMTEKLAKTFADMRGRTRTVAGALLVQARDASAMLETVGNVVEQMGRIRSSSTEHADAVASLSSALSKLRGRVNGVAGGAASE; encoded by the coding sequence ATGTCGATTAACGGAACGGTGGACATCGACGCGGCGCTCGCAAAGGTCGCGGAGGCAGAGCGGGCGTTGCGCCGGACGGCGACGCAGGCAGACGCCATCGAGCAGGCCGCTTCGCGCCTCGCGGCGGGCGGCGACGGGCAGGCCTCCTCCGGCCAGGAGATGCGCGCCTCCCTGGAGGAGCTCGCGAACGAGGTCGAGCAAACAGGCTCGTCCTTGCAGGCGTTCTCGCGCGCGCAGCAGCGCGTCCGCGAGGACTCGGGCGAGGTCTTGCGGGGCCTCGAGTCGACGGCGAGCGGGCTGCAACAGCTCGCGCCGAGCATCGCGAGCGTCCGGACCGACACCGACGCGCTCGCGGCCTCGGCCGAGGGGACGGCCGTCGCGACCGAGGAGATCGCCCGCTCCATCAAGGGGGTCGGCGCCAACGCCGAGGAGCTCGCGGCGGCCAGCGAGGAGCTGCTCGCGACCTCGATCTCGAACACGAAGGACATCAACGACCTCGCCGAGCGGGGCGAGGCGAACGCGGCCTCGATGGAGGAGGTCGCGTCGACCATCGAGCAGATGGCCAAGGGCATCGGGCGGCTGTCCGCGGACGCCAAGGGCGTCGGCGATCGGATCGTGGCCATGTCCACGGCCGCCACGAGCGCGGGCACGACGCTCGAGCGGGTGGCGCGCGACGCCGTCGAGATGGCCGCTGCGGTGGAGGAGACGTCGGCCACGGCCGAGCAGATGGCGCGCACCATCCGGAGCGTCGCCGAGAACGCCAAGAGCCTCGAGGATGCGGCGGCGTCCAACGCGAGCACCGTGACCGAGATCGCGGCCTCGGTGGAGCAGGTCGCCGTCACGGCCGAGAGGAACGCGGCCGTGATCGAGGCGAACGCGACCGCGGCCGAGCAGCTCGCGCGATCGGCGCAGTCGGTCGCGCAGAGCGCCGAGCTGATCAACCAGCTCGCATCGACGAGCGCGACCGCGTCCACGCAGGTCGAGGCGTCCACGCGGCGCATCGTCGGGATCGTCGACAACGCGCGCAGGACGGCCGATCAGAGCGGGCAGATCGCGCGCGAGGGCGCCGCCACGGTGGGCAAGTCGATCGCGGGGCTCGGGAGCATCCGACAGGCGATGGCGGACTCGGCGACCGTGATGAAGGAGATGGGCCGCCGCGCCGAGGAGATCGGCGACATCGTGCAGACGATCAACATGATCGCCGACCGCACGAACCTGCTGTCGCTCAACGCCAGCATCGAGGCCGCGCGCGCGGGCGAGCACGGTCGGGGCTTCGCGGTCGTGGCCGAGGAGATCCGCGCGCTCTCCGATCGCGCCGCCGCGGCGAGCGCGGACATCGCCAAGATCGTCCGGGGCCTGCAGGGCACGGCGCGCGAGGCGGTGAGCGCCTCGGTCGACGGCATGAAGGCCGCGGAAGACGGCTCGCGCCTCGCTGGCGACGCCGAGCGCGCGCTCGGGGCCATCCTCGAAGGCGTGGAAGGGCTCGGCCGGTCCGTGCGCGAGATCGAGCGGGCGAGCAGCGATCAGGTGCAGGCCGTCACCTCGATGGTCCAGGCGACCACGCGCGTGAACGACGAGGGCAAGGCGATCGCGCGCGCGGCGGCCGAGCAGACGACCGCGATCCAGGCGCTCGCGCAGGGCAGCGCCGAGATGCGCCGCATGGCGCGTCAGACGAAGGACGCGACGGGCGAGCAGGCCCGCACGCTGCGCGACGTCGTGCGGGCGAACGCGCAGCTCACGTCGAGCGCCGAGAAGGTCTCGCGCGCCATGGAGGAGCAGGCGGCCGGAGCGGGGCAGCTCGCGAAGGCGGCCGTGCAGATGCGCACGCTGACGCACCAGACGACGACGGCGATGACCGAGCAGACGCGGTCGCTCGCCGGGGTGGGCACGCTCGCGCAGGAGGTCACGAGCGCGGCGCAGCGGATGATCACCGGCCTCACCGAGCAGGCGGCCGGCGCGGCCGAGGTGGCGCGGGCGATGGACGACGCGCGCAAGCAGTCCGTGCAGGTGGCCCGCGTGGTGGGCGAGCGATCGCGCGCGGCCAAGCAGCTCGACGCCGCCGCGCGCCAGGTCGCCACGCTCGCCGCGGCGGTCAAGGCGGCGGCGGGCGAGCAGGCCAAGGCGACGGCAGCCCTCGCGAAGGAGGGCGAGTCGGTGCGTCGCATCGCGAAGCAGGCGGCCCGCGCGGTCGCCGAGCAAGCCGAGACCGTGGCCATGCTGGCGACGACGGCGGCGCGGCAAACCACGGCCATGCAGGCGATCGCGAGCACGTCGGCCGAGCAAGCGGGCATGACCGAGAAGCTCGCGAAGACCTTCGCCGACATGCGCGGGCGCACGCGCACCGTCGCGGGGGCGCTGCTCGTGCAGGCGCGCGACGCGTCGGCCATGCTCGAGACCGTGGGCAACGTGGTCGAGCAGATGGGCAGGATCCGCAGCTCGAGCACCGAGCACGCGGACGCCGTGGCGAGCCTTTCGTCGGCGCTCTCGAAGCTGCGGGGGCGGGTGAACGGCGTCGCGGGAGGAGCGGCCTCGGAGTGA
- a CDS encoding chemotaxis protein CheW, giving the protein MSELYVVFKVEDGEYVLQASDVLQMESFSGATKVPGTPPYVAGLIHIRGRVVPVVDLRLRFGLPKVEPTLDSRVIVVQSGERTVGLLVDSAREIMKIPQASLHAPPEWLGGDGAGFVKSVAQVERKPGEKRLVMLVNFAKIIGQEGIHVD; this is encoded by the coding sequence GTGAGCGAGCTGTACGTGGTCTTCAAGGTGGAGGACGGCGAGTACGTCCTGCAGGCCTCGGACGTGCTCCAGATGGAGTCGTTCAGCGGCGCGACGAAGGTGCCGGGGACGCCGCCCTACGTCGCGGGGCTGATCCACATCCGCGGCCGCGTGGTGCCGGTCGTCGACCTGCGCCTGCGCTTCGGGCTGCCCAAGGTCGAGCCGACCTTGGATTCGAGGGTGATCGTGGTGCAGAGCGGCGAGCGCACGGTGGGTCTGCTCGTCGACAGCGCGCGCGAGATCATGAAGATCCCGCAGGCGTCGCTGCACGCGCCGCCGGAGTGGCTGGGGGGCGACGGGGCCGGGTTCGTGAAGAGCGTGGCCCAGGTCGAGCGCAAGCCCGGCGAGAAGCGCCTCGTGATGCTCGTCAATTTCGCGAAAATCATCGGTCAGGAAGGCATCCATGTCGATTAA
- a CDS encoding response regulator transcription factor — translation MTEILVVDDSKVMREMIVACLRVEEDFAFTHAASGLEAIEKLALKPFDLVVLDLNMPDIGGFEVIEFIRGQDQLQSLPILVVTTRGDEGSRARALGAGASQFMTKPFAPDAILANVRSMLRRDAAGSDE, via the coding sequence GTGACCGAAATTCTCGTCGTCGATGACAGCAAAGTGATGCGCGAGATGATCGTCGCGTGCCTGCGCGTGGAGGAAGACTTCGCGTTCACCCACGCGGCGAGCGGCCTCGAGGCCATCGAAAAATTGGCGCTCAAGCCGTTCGACCTGGTCGTGCTCGACCTCAACATGCCCGACATCGGCGGCTTCGAGGTCATCGAGTTCATCCGCGGCCAGGATCAACTGCAGAGCCTGCCCATCCTCGTCGTGACCACCCGAGGCGACGAAGGGTCGCGCGCCCGCGCCCTCGGGGCTGGTGCCTCGCAGTTCATGACGAAGCCCTTCGCGCCCGATGCAATCCTGGCCAACGTGCGGTCCATGCTGCGCCGGGATGCGGCGGGCAGCGATGAGTAG
- a CDS encoding CheR family methyltransferase: MNRLPVSPQVFAILNALIEEKLGMHYGPLDKDLLGDKIAQRATEAGFDSLLDYYYYLRYDPAGPAEFDALADVLVVGETYLFRELDQLEAVVRDVLVPLVAASGGRKPRVWSAACATGEEPYSIAMLLAERGLLDRVEIVASDVSARSLATARAGEYGQRALRTQVKIPPAAWNFMARRDERVVVSEEIRRAVDFHRINLLDASAIDALGSFDVIVCRNVLIYFQDATARRVIDALTRALVPSGVLLVGVSESLLRLGTALRCEERGGAFVYRKVG, encoded by the coding sequence ATGAATCGCTTGCCAGTTAGTCCCCAGGTCTTCGCGATCCTCAACGCATTGATCGAGGAGAAGCTCGGTATGCATTACGGGCCTCTCGACAAGGACCTGCTCGGCGACAAGATCGCGCAGCGGGCCACCGAGGCAGGCTTCGATTCGCTGCTCGATTATTACTATTATCTGCGCTACGACCCGGCCGGCCCCGCCGAGTTCGACGCGCTCGCCGACGTCCTCGTCGTCGGCGAGACCTATCTCTTCCGCGAGCTCGATCAGCTCGAGGCCGTGGTGCGCGACGTCCTCGTGCCCCTCGTTGCGGCGTCGGGCGGGCGCAAGCCGCGTGTCTGGTCGGCGGCGTGCGCGACCGGGGAGGAGCCGTACAGCATCGCCATGCTGCTCGCCGAGCGCGGGCTGCTCGATCGGGTGGAGATCGTCGCCAGCGACGTGAGCGCGCGCTCTCTCGCGACGGCGCGGGCGGGCGAATACGGCCAGCGCGCGCTGCGTACCCAGGTGAAGATCCCGCCCGCCGCCTGGAACTTCATGGCGAGGAGAGACGAGCGCGTCGTGGTGAGCGAGGAGATCCGCCGCGCCGTCGATTTTCATCGCATCAACCTGCTCGACGCGAGCGCCATCGACGCGCTCGGGTCGTTCGACGTCATCGTTTGTCGCAACGTGCTCATTTATTTCCAGGACGCGACTGCGCGGCGCGTGATCGACGCGCTCACCCGTGCCCTCGTGCCGAGCGGAGTCCTGCTCGTGGGGGTGTCGGAGTCGCTCTTGCGGCTCGGCACCGCTCTACGCTGCGAGGAGCGCGGCGGCGCGTTCGTCTACCGCAAGGTCGGCTGA
- a CDS encoding HEAT repeat domain-containing protein, translating to MKTAPGSFTLSDAERQRASEVRKLEAMGAEGVPRLVDMLADPSWTVRRGVVASLAALGDVAVGPICEALRSRRDDEARIAAAVDALSASTGNADAELLALAEAEDPAVVVDAAQILGRRKSTQALRRLADLASHPDDNVSVAAIEALGRIGGRRVVEALVRVVMSGNFFRTFPAIDVLGRSGDPRAVAPLAELLHDVRYMLEAARALGRTGNRAAVAPLVGLLARPGDAIVRAVALALAELRDRHAELYGVAAPVDEALRGSVPVPATVRRFVQSLRGANQAEQVAICAVLGALGSDAAIPDLRPLLDSAPAVATAAADALLQLGQTSDARVLDALRDGDGPRRLLLLPLITGSAATEEVVRCLGDDTPEVRAAACDALARIGDPSAVRMLFPLLADPNGRVVHAASSAIQSLGSSDTETLALEAARSERPGVRRAALRILGYFGYDAALPVFIEALEDPDPRVREVAISGLPYLDAPSALDALLATARAPDPRVRAAAVRALGQSSAEERVVASLEAALGDEDAWVRYYACKSLGKLGCEDAAPRIAARLEDEAGHVRVGAVEGLSCLHGEVASAALQKAAGERDADVQRAALIGLGLTGRPESIPHLVAAMSSPDVATRVVAVSAIAGLSGPEVLPALVRAAGDEDEAVAATAMGILAQRPGVEATRALIGLFTAGGVTHRAFAALSAPLPGRIEGILEALATADDELAAHLASALARMRRESAHEALLAALGLHNPAARKAAATTLAALGTRQARSALEQAAAVDPDPEVRRVCSLVVAQWSA from the coding sequence ATGAAGACGGCCCCGGGAAGCTTCACCCTGTCGGACGCGGAACGGCAGCGCGCCAGCGAGGTCCGGAAGCTCGAAGCGATGGGCGCGGAGGGCGTGCCGAGGCTCGTCGACATGCTGGCCGATCCGAGCTGGACCGTGCGGCGCGGGGTCGTCGCCTCGCTCGCCGCGCTCGGGGATGTCGCGGTGGGGCCGATCTGTGAAGCCCTGCGATCGCGGCGCGACGACGAGGCGCGCATCGCCGCCGCCGTGGACGCACTCTCCGCGTCGACCGGGAACGCCGACGCCGAGCTGCTCGCGCTCGCCGAGGCCGAGGATCCCGCGGTCGTGGTCGACGCGGCGCAGATCCTCGGCCGCCGCAAGAGCACGCAGGCCCTGCGCCGGCTCGCCGATCTGGCCTCGCACCCCGACGACAACGTGTCCGTGGCGGCGATCGAGGCGCTCGGGCGCATCGGGGGGCGGCGGGTCGTGGAGGCGCTCGTGCGGGTCGTGATGAGCGGCAACTTCTTCCGCACCTTCCCCGCGATCGACGTGCTCGGGCGCAGCGGAGATCCGCGCGCCGTCGCGCCGCTCGCCGAGCTGCTCCACGACGTCCGCTACATGCTCGAGGCCGCGCGCGCTCTCGGCCGCACGGGCAACCGGGCCGCCGTGGCGCCGCTCGTGGGTCTGCTCGCGCGACCGGGCGACGCCATCGTCCGCGCGGTGGCCCTCGCCCTGGCGGAGCTGCGGGATCGCCACGCCGAGCTGTACGGGGTGGCCGCGCCGGTCGACGAGGCGCTGCGGGGATCGGTGCCCGTGCCCGCGACCGTGCGGCGGTTCGTGCAGAGCCTGCGAGGCGCAAACCAGGCCGAGCAGGTCGCGATCTGCGCGGTGCTCGGGGCGCTGGGGAGCGACGCCGCGATCCCGGATCTCAGGCCCTTGCTCGACAGCGCGCCCGCCGTGGCCACCGCAGCCGCGGATGCGCTCCTGCAGCTCGGCCAGACCTCGGACGCGCGCGTGCTCGATGCGCTGCGCGACGGCGACGGCCCCCGGCGGCTCCTGCTCCTGCCGCTCATCACGGGCAGCGCCGCGACGGAGGAGGTGGTCCGCTGCCTCGGCGACGACACCCCCGAGGTGCGCGCCGCGGCGTGCGATGCGCTCGCCCGGATCGGCGATCCGAGCGCGGTCCGCATGCTCTTTCCGCTCCTCGCCGACCCCAACGGCCGCGTCGTGCACGCGGCGAGCTCTGCGATCCAGTCGCTCGGCAGCTCGGACACCGAGACGCTCGCCCTCGAGGCGGCCCGCAGCGAGCGCCCCGGCGTCCGCCGGGCGGCCCTCCGGATCCTCGGCTACTTCGGCTACGACGCGGCCCTGCCGGTGTTCATCGAGGCCCTCGAAGATCCCGACCCGCGCGTCCGTGAGGTCGCGATCTCGGGTCTGCCCTACCTCGACGCGCCCTCGGCCCTCGACGCGCTCCTCGCGACGGCGCGCGCGCCCGATCCGCGTGTGCGCGCGGCGGCCGTGCGGGCCCTGGGGCAATCGAGCGCCGAGGAGCGCGTGGTCGCGAGCCTCGAAGCCGCGCTCGGCGACGAGGACGCGTGGGTCCGCTACTACGCGTGCAAGTCGCTCGGGAAGCTCGGGTGCGAGGACGCGGCGCCGCGCATCGCCGCGCGGCTCGAGGACGAGGCGGGGCACGTGCGCGTGGGGGCCGTCGAGGGCCTGTCCTGCCTCCACGGCGAGGTCGCCTCTGCGGCCCTGCAAAAGGCGGCCGGGGAGCGCGACGCGGACGTGCAGCGCGCGGCCCTCATCGGCCTCGGGCTCACGGGTCGGCCGGAGTCGATCCCGCACCTGGTCGCGGCCATGTCCTCGCCCGACGTCGCGACCCGGGTCGTGGCGGTCTCGGCGATCGCGGGGCTTTCGGGCCCCGAGGTCCTGCCCGCGCTCGTTCGAGCGGCGGGCGACGAGGACGAGGCGGTCGCGGCGACGGCCATGGGCATCCTCGCGCAGCGGCCCGGGGTCGAGGCCACGCGGGCGCTCATCGGGCTCTTCACCGCGGGAGGGGTGACGCACCGCGCCTTCGCCGCCCTCTCGGCGCCCCTGCCGGGCAGGATCGAGGGCATCCTCGAGGCGCTGGCGACGGCGGACGACGAGCTCGCGGCGCACCTCGCCTCGGCCCTGGCACGGATGCGGCGCGAGAGCGCCCACGAGGCGCTGCTGGCGGCGCTCGGCCTCCACAATCCCGCGGCGCGCAAGGCGGCAGCGACCACGCTGGCGGCGCTGGGGACCCGGCAGGCCCGCTCCGCGCTCGAGCAGGCAGCTGCGGTGGATCCTGATCCCGAGGTCCGACGGGTGTGCTCGCTCGTCGTGGCGCAGTGGTCCGCATGA
- the cheB gene encoding chemotaxis-specific protein-glutamate methyltransferase CheB, translated as MDKPIRVLVVDDSAFARKVLREVLGKQPGLQVVDIARDGLDALEKIAEHSPDVVVLDLVMPNLDGIGVLQALPATGGPAVVAVSTSDAQTELGRKALTYGAVDVVRKPTALATDRLYELSNELVHRVLAAAARRRIAPPVAPVVRPSHRVNIVVVGASTGGPQALTRLFTSLPRDFPVPVVAALHIPAGYTEALARRIDEASAISVREAADEQELLPGVAVIARGGTHLRVERRFGRPYARIEEGRVEGLHRPSVNLLFRSAAEAFGASVLGVVLTGMGDDGLEGARAIHAAGGMVLVESELSCVVYGMPRCVREAGISMGEATIDKMADVIVRNVR; from the coding sequence ATGGACAAACCAATTCGGGTTCTCGTCGTCGATGACTCGGCCTTCGCGCGCAAGGTGCTGCGGGAGGTCCTCGGCAAGCAGCCCGGCCTCCAGGTCGTCGACATCGCGCGCGACGGCCTCGACGCGCTCGAGAAGATCGCCGAGCACAGCCCCGACGTGGTCGTGCTCGACCTGGTGATGCCGAACCTCGACGGAATCGGCGTATTGCAGGCGCTGCCCGCGACCGGCGGGCCCGCGGTGGTGGCGGTGAGCACCTCGGACGCGCAGACCGAGCTCGGTCGCAAGGCGCTCACGTATGGCGCGGTCGACGTGGTCAGAAAGCCCACGGCGCTCGCGACGGACCGGCTCTACGAGCTTTCGAACGAGCTCGTGCACCGGGTCCTTGCGGCGGCCGCGCGCCGCCGGATCGCGCCGCCTGTCGCGCCGGTGGTGCGGCCATCGCATCGGGTGAACATCGTGGTCGTCGGGGCCTCGACGGGCGGCCCGCAAGCGCTGACGCGCCTCTTCACCTCGCTGCCGCGCGATTTCCCGGTCCCCGTGGTGGCTGCGCTGCACATCCCGGCGGGGTACACCGAGGCGCTGGCGCGCAGGATCGACGAGGCGAGCGCCATTTCGGTCAGGGAGGCGGCGGACGAGCAGGAGCTTTTGCCGGGCGTCGCGGTCATTGCGCGGGGCGGGACGCACCTTCGGGTCGAGCGGCGGTTCGGGCGGCCGTATGCGCGGATCGAGGAGGGGCGCGTCGAGGGCTTGCATCGGCCGTCGGTCAATCTGCTGTTCCGGAGCGCGGCGGAGGCGTTCGGCGCGAGCGTGCTGGGCGTGGTGCTGACCGGAATGGGGGACGACGGTCTCGAAGGGGCGCGCGCGATTCACGCGGCCGGGGGCATGGTGCTCGTCGAGTCGGAGCTGTCGTGTGTCGTTTACGGGATGCCGCGGTGCGTGCGCGAGGCGGGAATCTCGATGGGGGAGGCCACGATCGACAAGATGGCCGACGTCATCGTGAGGAACGTTCGTTGA
- a CDS encoding chemotaxis protein CheA translates to MSSAFDASEFLAGYLVEAEEHLSASTTNLLAVEASLRKGENNPRAVRELFRSLHTIKGLSAMVGVEPIVDIAHAMETVLRLADRAAGALTAPAVDALLSGLRAIGERVRALSAKAPVMPAPPQLLDALAALEIARSPEAPTRELELEPELLAKLSPAEKAQIVQGAEAGRRALRVDFTPSPARAAEGINITTVRERINAMAEIVKVLPLSMPASDAAPGGLTFALLILTDAADEQLAGAAATTPAQIRELQTRRTALAAPLAEEPPTAEEDLGETEGRKRGIVRVDVARLDDALERLSALVITRFRLERAVDALAAQGVNVGELGDIVKGYGRQVRDLRGAIMRARMVPVSELLDRVPLIVRGLSRATNKPVRVEIDAGQAELDKAVAERIFPAIVHLIRNAVDHAIEPPAERKRLGKPEEGLVRVTCFERSTTQLELCITDDGRGIDREAAARRAGRPVPEDDAALLDLITLPGLTTLDQATKTSGRGLGMDIVKRAAVDQLGGALSLRTKRGAGTTFTLLVPLTITIVDAFSFVCGEQTFVAPVAAIEEIVDVVPGGLVRGPSRHTRFGEVQFMERRGEIVPLVSLSSVFSLASRGDPKALVVRRNGTPFAFAIHRVVGQQEVVIRPLEDPLVKVTGVSGSTDLGDGRPTLVLDLVALSSAISHNRAEVSL, encoded by the coding sequence ATGAGTAGCGCGTTCGACGCGAGCGAGTTTCTCGCCGGTTACCTGGTCGAGGCCGAGGAGCACCTCTCGGCCTCCACCACGAACCTCCTCGCCGTCGAGGCCTCGCTGCGCAAAGGCGAGAACAACCCGCGGGCCGTGCGCGAGCTGTTCCGCTCGCTCCACACCATCAAGGGGCTCTCCGCGATGGTCGGGGTCGAGCCGATCGTCGACATCGCGCACGCCATGGAGACCGTGCTGCGCCTGGCCGATCGAGCGGCCGGCGCGCTGACGGCCCCGGCGGTCGACGCGCTGCTGTCGGGGCTGCGCGCCATCGGCGAGCGGGTGCGCGCCCTGTCGGCGAAGGCGCCCGTCATGCCCGCGCCCCCGCAGCTGCTCGATGCCCTCGCCGCGCTCGAGATCGCAAGGAGCCCGGAGGCCCCCACGCGCGAGCTCGAGCTCGAGCCCGAGCTTCTCGCCAAGCTCTCCCCCGCCGAGAAGGCGCAGATCGTCCAGGGCGCCGAGGCCGGACGCCGCGCGCTGCGGGTCGATTTCACGCCCTCGCCCGCGCGTGCGGCCGAAGGGATCAACATCACGACCGTCCGCGAGCGCATCAACGCGATGGCGGAGATCGTGAAGGTCCTGCCGCTCTCCATGCCCGCGAGCGACGCGGCGCCGGGAGGCCTCACCTTCGCCCTCCTGATCCTCACGGACGCAGCCGACGAGCAGCTCGCGGGCGCGGCCGCAACGACGCCCGCGCAGATCCGCGAGCTTCAGACGCGCCGCACCGCCCTGGCCGCGCCGCTCGCCGAGGAGCCCCCGACCGCCGAGGAAGATCTCGGCGAGACCGAGGGGCGAAAGCGCGGGATCGTGCGCGTCGACGTGGCGCGCCTCGACGACGCGCTCGAGCGGCTCTCGGCCCTCGTGATCACCCGCTTCCGCCTCGAGCGCGCCGTGGATGCGCTCGCCGCGCAGGGCGTGAACGTGGGCGAGCTCGGCGACATCGTGAAGGGCTACGGGCGGCAGGTGCGCGATCTGCGGGGCGCGATCATGCGCGCCCGGATGGTGCCCGTCTCCGAGCTCCTCGACCGCGTGCCGCTCATCGTGCGAGGCCTGAGCCGCGCCACGAACAAGCCCGTGCGCGTCGAGATCGACGCGGGCCAGGCCGAGCTCGACAAGGCCGTCGCCGAGCGGATCTTCCCGGCGATCGTGCACCTCATCCGCAACGCGGTCGACCACGCCATCGAGCCCCCCGCCGAGCGCAAGCGCCTCGGCAAACCCGAGGAGGGCCTCGTGCGGGTCACCTGCTTCGAGCGCTCCACGACGCAGCTCGAGCTGTGCATCACGGACGACGGCCGCGGGATCGATCGCGAGGCAGCGGCGCGCAGGGCGGGGCGCCCGGTGCCCGAGGACGACGCCGCGCTGCTCGATCTCATCACGCTGCCGGGGCTGACCACGCTCGATCAGGCGACGAAGACGAGCGGCCGTGGGCTCGGGATGGACATCGTCAAGCGCGCCGCGGTCGACCAGCTCGGCGGCGCGCTGTCGCTGCGCACGAAGCGCGGCGCAGGCACGACCTTCACGCTGCTCGTCCCGCTCACGATCACCATCGTCGACGCCTTCTCGTTCGTCTGCGGCGAGCAGACGTTCGTCGCGCCCGTGGCCGCGATCGAGGAGATCGTCGACGTCGTGCCCGGGGGGCTCGTGCGCGGTCCGTCGCGGCACACGCGCTTCGGCGAGGTGCAGTTCATGGAGCGGCGGGGCGAGATCGTGCCCCTCGTGAGCCTGTCGTCCGTCTTCTCGCTCGCGTCTCGCGGAGATCCGAAGGCGCTGGTGGTGCGGCGCAACGGCACGCCCTTCGCGTTCGCGATCCACCGCGTGGTGGGGCAGCAGGAGGTCGTCATCCGGCCGCTCGAGGATCCGCTCGTGAAGGTGACGGGCGTGTCCGGCTCGACCGATCTCGGCGACGGCCGGCCCACGCTGGTCCTCGACCTCGTGGCGCTGAGCAGCGCGATTTCCCACAACCGCGCGGAGGTGAGCCTGTGA